Proteins from one Mycobacterium adipatum genomic window:
- the cobA gene encoding uroporphyrinogen-III C-methyltransferase, with amino-acid sequence MGWTQTRDAPTRREHDVDGVDNSLESLDITASFTATAPMRTVFVLNDELLRHGLIHVVTQGGGIRLVGDLAHGPGLAERLRVWQPELLFVGAEAVAQLATLLAELDPAPKILAVIDGDDPRERAMPLIRAGADAVIDRRSSAADLQDTVARVIEGHRALDARSAETLIAELREQDRPAQSGTLTRREREVLGLLIEGLDNRGIAGALFISQATVKFHVHNIKSKFGVHTVARPWSPPCWVGAGMPDDVAVRLPVRGRAVTVVGASDRSLSIVGALMTAGAAVTVIAPRPAAYLQDLAERTLITLRQREFRTSDLDASDLLWASSGDPETDRAVAAQAAARGLFCIGPGEDSDVAVSDRSARAGRVVLVGGGPGDPGLLTVAGHAALRRADVIVTDRLAPVGALNEIAPTAQIVDVSKIPGGRRTEQSAINAMLIDYARAGRTVVRLKGGDGFVFGRGGEELDECVRAGVAVDVIPGVSSAIAAPAAARIPVTHRGLTQGFTVVSGHVAPEDPECTVNYAALARANTTIVLMMAVANLDAITRALLDAGMSPETPAAVIADGTLRGQHEIRATLETIGAAARAAGVRPPATTVIGAVAGFVAGLMSTPVAAQFAG; translated from the coding sequence ATGGGCTGGACACAGACCCGCGACGCACCGACCCGGCGTGAGCACGACGTTGACGGCGTCGACAATTCCCTCGAAAGCCTGGACATCACAGCATCTTTCACCGCCACCGCGCCGATGCGCACGGTGTTCGTGCTGAACGACGAGCTGCTCCGGCACGGCCTCATCCACGTCGTCACCCAAGGCGGCGGCATCAGGTTGGTGGGTGATCTTGCGCACGGGCCCGGCCTCGCCGAACGGCTGCGGGTCTGGCAACCCGAGCTGTTGTTCGTCGGCGCCGAGGCGGTGGCCCAGCTGGCGACGCTGCTGGCCGAGCTGGACCCGGCGCCGAAGATCCTGGCTGTCATAGACGGTGACGACCCGCGCGAGCGTGCCATGCCGCTGATCCGCGCCGGCGCCGACGCGGTCATCGACCGGCGGTCATCGGCGGCGGACCTGCAGGACACGGTCGCGCGGGTGATCGAGGGCCACCGGGCGCTCGACGCCCGCAGCGCCGAAACCCTGATCGCCGAACTTCGCGAGCAGGACCGGCCCGCGCAATCCGGCACGCTGACCCGGCGTGAGCGCGAGGTGCTCGGGCTGCTCATCGAGGGACTCGACAATCGCGGGATCGCCGGCGCCCTGTTCATTTCGCAGGCCACCGTGAAATTTCACGTGCACAACATCAAGAGCAAGTTCGGCGTCCACACAGTCGCGCGGCCCTGGTCGCCGCCGTGTTGGGTGGGCGCCGGAATGCCTGACGACGTGGCGGTGCGGCTGCCGGTGCGGGGCCGTGCGGTGACGGTCGTGGGCGCATCCGACCGGTCGCTGTCCATCGTGGGTGCGCTGATGACCGCCGGAGCGGCCGTCACGGTAATAGCACCCCGACCGGCCGCCTATCTGCAGGACCTCGCCGAGCGGACGCTGATAACCCTGCGGCAGCGCGAGTTTCGCACCTCCGACCTCGATGCCAGCGATCTGCTGTGGGCGTCCAGCGGCGATCCGGAGACCGACCGGGCCGTCGCCGCACAGGCGGCCGCGCGTGGCTTGTTCTGCATCGGCCCGGGCGAGGATTCCGATGTCGCGGTGTCGGACCGCTCTGCGCGGGCCGGCCGGGTCGTGCTCGTCGGGGGCGGCCCCGGTGATCCCGGCCTGCTCACCGTGGCCGGCCATGCGGCACTGCGCCGGGCCGATGTCATCGTCACCGACCGGCTCGCACCGGTCGGTGCGCTGAACGAGATCGCCCCCACCGCACAGATCGTCGACGTGTCCAAGATCCCGGGAGGACGGCGCACCGAGCAGAGTGCGATCAACGCCATGCTGATCGACTATGCCCGCGCCGGCCGCACCGTGGTGCGCCTCAAGGGCGGTGACGGTTTCGTCTTCGGCCGCGGCGGTGAGGAACTCGACGAATGCGTGCGGGCCGGTGTCGCGGTGGACGTGATCCCCGGGGTGAGTTCGGCGATCGCGGCGCCCGCCGCGGCGCGCATCCCGGTCACCCACCGTGGCCTCACCCAGGGCTTCACCGTGGTGTCGGGGCACGTCGCGCCCGAGGATCCCGAATGCACGGTGAACTACGCCGCGTTGGCCCGGGCGAACACCACCATCGTGCTCATGATGGCGGTCGCCAACCTCGATGCGATCACCCGTGCGCTGCTCGACGCGGGAATGAGCCCCGAGACGCCGGCCGCGGTCATCGCCGACGGCACCCTGCGCGGTCAACACGAGATTCGGGCGACCCTCGAGACGATCGGGGCCGCCGCCCGGGCCGCCGGGGTCAGACCGCCGGCCACCACCGTCATCGGCGCGGTGGCCGGCTTCGTCGCCGGTCTGATGTCCACACCCGTCGCAGCACAATTCGCCGGCTGA
- a CDS encoding MIP/aquaporin family protein: protein MANIDIFVWEFLGTAVLCLLGSGSVCAVVLKNSFSHGGGGDWIVIVLGWGFAVFTGASIAAPSGAHINPAVTLAVALSGGVPWSSVPVYWAAQILGAFVGASLAWAAFKLQFDNNDDNSGTRGIFCTSPAVRSFPWNVVTETVATFVLIFWILTNPEVNTTLGYAAVSFVIITIGFGLGGPTGYAINPARDLGPRIAYALLPIRGKADADWGYSWVPVVAPLLGAAIAAGVAMALPV from the coding sequence GTGGCGAACATCGACATCTTCGTATGGGAGTTCCTCGGGACTGCTGTGCTGTGTCTGCTCGGCAGCGGTTCGGTCTGCGCCGTGGTGCTCAAGAACTCGTTCTCCCATGGCGGGGGCGGGGATTGGATCGTCATCGTGCTGGGCTGGGGCTTCGCGGTGTTCACCGGCGCCAGTATCGCCGCGCCATCCGGCGCGCATATCAACCCGGCGGTCACCCTCGCGGTCGCTCTGTCGGGCGGCGTGCCGTGGTCGAGTGTGCCGGTCTACTGGGCAGCCCAGATACTGGGCGCCTTCGTCGGCGCCTCGCTGGCCTGGGCGGCGTTCAAGCTGCAATTCGACAACAATGACGACAACTCCGGCACCCGCGGAATCTTCTGCACCTCACCGGCTGTGCGTTCGTTCCCGTGGAACGTGGTCACCGAGACCGTCGCCACCTTCGTGCTGATCTTCTGGATCCTGACCAATCCCGAGGTCAACACCACGCTCGGCTATGCGGCGGTGTCCTTCGTCATCATCACCATCGGCTTCGGGCTGGGCGGCCCGACGGGCTACGCCATCAACCCGGCCCGCGACCTGGGCCCGCGCATCGCCTATGCGCTGCTGCCGATTCGGGGCAAGGCCGATGCGGATTGGGGCTACTCGTGGGTGCCCGTGGTGGCGCCGCTGCTCGGTGCCGCGATCGCGGCGGGCGTGGCCATGGCACTCCCGGTCTGA
- a CDS encoding GlcG/HbpS family heme-binding protein, which yields MSAISLSSATKVVDAAIEKAGQIGQPMNIAVVDDGGHLVAFARMDGAIKASIDISIRKARTSILMNAPTAALMSLAQPGAELYGLEQTSGGLVIFGGGIPLTVDGVVVGAIGVSAGSVDQDVSVAEAGVAAL from the coding sequence ATGAGTGCCATCAGCCTGAGCAGCGCCACCAAAGTGGTGGACGCCGCCATCGAGAAGGCCGGCCAGATCGGCCAGCCGATGAACATCGCGGTCGTCGACGACGGCGGCCACCTGGTGGCGTTCGCCCGAATGGACGGTGCCATCAAGGCGAGCATCGACATCTCGATTCGCAAGGCGCGCACGTCAATTCTGATGAATGCTCCTACCGCCGCGCTGATGTCACTCGCCCAACCGGGTGCCGAACTCTACGGCCTGGAGCAGACCAGCGGCGGTCTGGTCATCTTCGGCGGCGGTATCCCGTTGACCGTCGACGGGGTGGTGGTCGGTGCGATCGGTGTGAGCGCGGGCAGCGTCGACCAGGACGTCAGCGTCGCCGAAGCCGGTGTCGCGGCGCTCTGA
- the glpK gene encoding glycerol kinase GlpK — protein sequence MIFDHAGAEVGRHQLEHEQIMPQPGWVEHNPVEIWERTASVLTSVLNNTNLQPEDIAALGITNQRETTLVWNRHTGRPYYNAIVWQDTRTDRIATALDRDGRGDVIRRKAGLPPATYFSGGKIQWILENVDGVREAAENGDAIFGNSDSWVVWNLTGGPRGGVHVTDVTNASRTMLMDLETLDWDDELLSFFGIPRRMLPQIRPSSSPEPYGTTQSTGPMGGEVPVTGILGDQQAAMVGQVCLKAGEAKNTYGTGNFLLLNTGEKIVRSTNGLLTTVCYQFGDAKPVYALEGSIAVTGSAVQWLRDQLGIISGAAQSESLARQVADNGGVYFVPAFSGLFAPYWRSDARGAIVGLSRFNTNAHVARATLEAICYQSRDVVDAMEADSGVHLEVLKVDGGITANSLCMQIQADVLGVDVVKPVVAETTALGAAYAAGLAVGFWANPDDLRANWQEGQRWSPDWSPEQRSDGYAGWQKAVQRTLDWVDVS from the coding sequence ATGATCTTCGATCATGCCGGTGCCGAGGTGGGCCGCCACCAGCTTGAGCACGAACAGATCATGCCGCAGCCAGGCTGGGTCGAGCACAACCCGGTGGAGATCTGGGAGCGCACCGCCTCGGTGCTGACCTCGGTGCTCAACAACACCAACCTCCAGCCCGAAGACATTGCCGCGCTGGGGATCACCAATCAGCGCGAGACCACCCTGGTGTGGAACCGCCACACCGGCCGGCCGTACTACAACGCCATCGTCTGGCAGGACACCCGCACCGACCGGATCGCCACCGCGCTGGACCGTGACGGTCGCGGTGATGTGATCCGGCGCAAGGCCGGTCTGCCGCCGGCCACCTACTTCTCCGGTGGAAAGATCCAGTGGATCCTGGAGAACGTCGACGGTGTGCGCGAAGCCGCCGAGAACGGCGACGCGATCTTCGGCAACAGCGACAGCTGGGTGGTCTGGAATCTGACCGGCGGCCCGCGTGGCGGCGTGCACGTCACCGATGTGACCAACGCCAGCCGTACCATGCTGATGGATCTGGAGACCCTGGACTGGGACGATGAGCTGTTGTCGTTCTTCGGGATTCCGCGCCGGATGTTGCCGCAGATCCGGCCCTCGTCCTCACCCGAGCCCTATGGGACGACGCAGAGCACCGGTCCGATGGGCGGCGAGGTGCCCGTCACGGGCATCCTCGGTGATCAGCAGGCCGCGATGGTGGGCCAGGTGTGCTTGAAGGCCGGCGAGGCCAAGAACACCTATGGCACAGGTAATTTCCTTCTTCTCAACACCGGTGAGAAGATCGTGCGATCGACCAACGGGCTGCTGACCACCGTGTGCTACCAGTTCGGGGATGCGAAACCGGTTTACGCCCTGGAAGGTTCGATCGCGGTCACCGGTTCGGCCGTACAGTGGCTGCGCGATCAGCTGGGCATCATCAGCGGTGCGGCTCAGAGCGAGTCGCTGGCCAGGCAGGTTGCCGACAACGGCGGGGTGTACTTCGTGCCGGCGTTCTCCGGGCTGTTCGCGCCGTACTGGCGTTCCGATGCCCGGGGTGCGATCGTCGGGCTGAGCCGGTTCAACACCAACGCCCACGTGGCACGGGCGACGCTGGAGGCGATCTGCTACCAGAGCCGTGATGTGGTGGACGCGATGGAGGCCGATTCCGGTGTGCACCTTGAGGTTCTGAAGGTCGATGGCGGTATCACCGCCAACAGTCTGTGCATGCAGATCCAGGCCGATGTGCTCGGTGTGGACGTGGTCAAGCCGGTTGTCGCCGAGACGACCGCGCTGGGTGCAGCGTATGCGGCCGGGTTGGCGGTGGGCTTCTGGGCCAACCCCGATGACCTGCGCGCCAACTGGCAGGAGGGGCAGCGCTGGAGTCCGGACTGGTCTCCGGAGCAGCGCAGCGACGGATACGCGGGCTGGCAGAAAGCGGTGCAGCGCACCCTGGACTGGGTCGACGTGTCCTGA
- a CDS encoding DUF779 domain-containing protein → MSPMLMCHPVGEFSIEDSDVLLGMLDVVSGRQRYGVPVWVSGPQMPAWEHSQLVIDVEPGRGTGFSLEESEGMRFISLARVVPAHATSMRSAQLP, encoded by the coding sequence GTGAGCCCCATGCTCATGTGTCATCCCGTCGGCGAATTCTCGATCGAGGACAGTGATGTCCTGCTGGGCATGCTCGACGTCGTCTCGGGGCGCCAGCGCTACGGCGTTCCGGTGTGGGTGTCGGGACCGCAGATGCCGGCATGGGAACACAGTCAACTCGTCATCGACGTGGAACCCGGCCGCGGGACCGGGTTCAGCCTCGAGGAATCAGAAGGTATGCGGTTCATCTCGCTGGCCCGGGTGGTCCCGGCGCACGCGACATCGATGCGGTCCGCCCAGCTACCGTAG
- the adh gene encoding aldehyde dehydrogenase, whose translation MTVYARPGAEGALMSFQPRYDNFIGGQWVAPSAGRYFENPTPVTGQVFCEIARSDESDIEKALDAAHAAAPAWGKTSAAERAVILNKIADRIEENLESIALAESWDNGKPIRETLNADIPLAVDHFRYFAGCIRAQEGSLSEVDEDTVAYHFHEPLGVVGQIIPWNFPILMAVWKLAPALAAGNAVVLKPAEQTPASILYLVSLIGDLLPAGVLNVVNGFGVEAGKPLASSNRIAKIAFTGETTTGRLIMQYASQNLIPVTLELGGKSPNIFFSDVLAANDAYQDKALEGFTMFALNQGEVCTCPSRSLVHADIYDEFLAMAAIRTKAVRQGDPLDTETMIGAQASNDQLEKILSYIEIGKNEGAQVVTGGERAQLGGDLNGGFYVAPTIFTGHNAMRIFQEEIFGPVVAVTSFTDYDDAIKIANDTLYGLGAGVWSRNGNTAYRAGRDIKAGRVWTNCYHQYPAHAAFGGYKQSGIGRENHKMMLDHYQQTKNLLVSYSNNAQGFF comes from the coding sequence ATGACTGTTTATGCACGTCCGGGCGCCGAAGGCGCCCTGATGTCGTTCCAACCCCGTTACGACAACTTCATCGGCGGGCAGTGGGTGGCGCCGAGCGCCGGCCGCTACTTCGAGAACCCCACCCCGGTCACCGGCCAGGTGTTCTGCGAGATCGCCCGGTCCGATGAGTCCGATATCGAGAAGGCACTCGATGCCGCGCACGCCGCCGCGCCGGCCTGGGGCAAGACCTCGGCCGCCGAACGCGCGGTCATCCTGAACAAGATCGCCGACCGGATCGAGGAGAACCTCGAATCCATCGCGCTGGCGGAATCGTGGGACAACGGCAAACCGATCCGCGAGACGCTCAACGCCGACATCCCGCTCGCGGTCGACCACTTCCGGTACTTCGCCGGTTGCATCCGTGCGCAGGAGGGCTCGCTGTCGGAGGTCGACGAAGACACCGTCGCCTACCACTTCCACGAGCCGCTCGGTGTGGTCGGACAGATCATCCCGTGGAACTTCCCGATCCTGATGGCGGTGTGGAAGCTGGCACCGGCGCTGGCGGCCGGTAACGCGGTGGTGCTCAAGCCCGCCGAGCAGACACCCGCCTCGATCCTGTATCTGGTCTCGCTGATCGGCGACCTGCTGCCCGCCGGTGTGCTCAACGTGGTCAACGGCTTCGGTGTGGAGGCCGGTAAGCCGCTGGCGTCGAGCAACCGGATCGCCAAGATCGCCTTCACCGGGGAGACCACCACCGGGCGGTTGATCATGCAGTACGCGTCACAGAACCTCATCCCGGTGACCCTGGAGCTCGGCGGTAAGAGCCCCAACATCTTCTTCAGTGACGTGTTGGCCGCCAACGACGCCTACCAGGACAAGGCATTGGAGGGGTTCACCATGTTCGCCCTCAACCAGGGTGAGGTGTGCACCTGCCCGTCACGCAGCCTGGTCCACGCCGACATCTACGACGAGTTCCTGGCGATGGCGGCGATCCGCACCAAGGCCGTGCGCCAGGGTGACCCGCTGGACACCGAGACGATGATCGGTGCGCAGGCCTCCAACGATCAGCTGGAGAAGATCCTGTCCTACATCGAAATCGGCAAGAACGAAGGCGCCCAGGTGGTCACCGGCGGCGAGCGTGCGCAGCTCGGCGGCGATCTGAACGGTGGCTTCTACGTGGCCCCGACGATCTTCACCGGGCACAACGCCATGCGGATCTTCCAGGAGGAGATCTTCGGCCCGGTCGTGGCGGTGACCTCCTTCACCGACTACGACGACGCGATCAAGATCGCCAACGACACCCTGTACGGCCTCGGCGCCGGGGTGTGGTCGCGCAACGGCAACACCGCATACCGTGCCGGCCGTGACATCAAGGCCGGCCGGGTGTGGACGAACTGCTACCACCAGTACCCGGCGCACGCCGCGTTCGGTGGCTACAAGCAGTCCGGCATCGGCCGGGAGAACCACAAGATGATGCTCGACCACTACCAGCAGACCAAGAACCTGCTGGTCAGCTACAGCAACAACGCACAAGGGTTCTTCTGA
- a CDS encoding GAF domain-containing protein translates to MAISKTTGGRVPPAQVRAVHDLFVAGEVDASYLDSVPLRRVVAESWQRSLATGVDPDSMGRTAEAINALDELRKSHPLAPTLPLIRRLLVEDATDAGVVVAITAADGTLLWVEGDRLAIRKAEAMNFVPGTDWSENIAGTNAPGTALALDREVQIRGSEHYSRIVHPWNCTAVPVHDPATGVLLGAIDLTGGSRVAAPETLALVRATAVAVENQLALLRLTGPAQDPVATKTAAAPRLSVLGADRPRWHTDSGSTTLTGRHADILVLLIRHPEGLSADHLAMLLDDKDLDVVTIRAEMSRLRRVIGGSYIASRPYRLLTPVASDMGDVLDALQAGDVSAALTAYAGALLPQSVSPAIGRLRTELMTSLRGAVLAGADLGLLRRWLELPDGRDDRRGWTLLHDHAEADPVARAGARGHLAGLDSELG, encoded by the coding sequence GTGGCGATATCGAAGACGACCGGCGGCCGCGTACCGCCGGCGCAGGTGCGCGCCGTCCATGACCTCTTCGTCGCAGGTGAGGTCGACGCGTCCTATCTCGATAGTGTGCCGCTGCGCCGGGTCGTCGCCGAGAGCTGGCAGCGCAGTCTGGCCACCGGCGTGGACCCGGACAGCATGGGTCGCACGGCGGAGGCCATCAACGCCCTCGACGAGCTGCGCAAGTCCCACCCGCTGGCGCCGACGCTGCCGCTGATCCGCCGTCTGCTCGTCGAAGATGCCACCGACGCGGGCGTCGTCGTCGCCATCACCGCCGCCGACGGCACCCTGCTCTGGGTCGAGGGAGACCGGCTGGCCATCCGCAAGGCCGAGGCGATGAACTTCGTGCCGGGCACCGACTGGAGCGAGAACATCGCCGGGACCAACGCACCCGGGACCGCGCTCGCCCTGGACCGGGAGGTGCAGATCCGCGGGTCCGAGCACTATTCGCGCATCGTGCATCCGTGGAACTGCACCGCGGTCCCGGTGCACGACCCCGCCACCGGGGTGCTGCTCGGGGCCATCGATCTCACCGGCGGATCCAGAGTGGCCGCGCCGGAGACCCTGGCGTTGGTGCGCGCCACCGCGGTCGCCGTGGAGAACCAACTCGCGCTGCTCCGTCTGACCGGGCCCGCGCAGGACCCCGTGGCCACCAAGACCGCCGCGGCCCCCCGGCTGTCGGTCCTGGGCGCCGACCGCCCGCGCTGGCATACGGACTCCGGTTCCACCACGCTGACCGGCAGGCACGCCGACATCCTCGTGCTGTTGATCCGTCATCCCGAGGGGCTCAGCGCCGACCATCTGGCGATGTTGCTCGATGACAAGGATCTCGACGTGGTGACCATCCGGGCCGAGATGTCCCGGCTACGACGGGTGATCGGAGGCAGCTACATCGCGTCCCGGCCCTACCGGCTGCTGACCCCGGTGGCCAGCGATATGGGCGATGTCCTCGACGCGTTGCAGGCCGGAGATGTCTCTGCGGCGCTCACCGCGTACGCCGGTGCGCTGTTACCGCAGTCGGTGTCGCCGGCGATCGGGCGGCTGCGCACCGAGCTGATGACCAGCCTGCGCGGCGCGGTCCTGGCCGGTGCGGATCTCGGTCTGCTGCGGCGTTGGCTGGAACTGCCCGACGGCCGTGACGACCGGCGGGGTTGGACCCTGCTGCACGATCACGCCGAGGCCGATCCGGTGGCTCGGGCCGGCGCGCGCGGACACCTGGCCGGGCTCGATTCCGAACTCGGCTGA
- a CDS encoding WXG100 family type VII secretion target, which yields MDMMLTYNFDEIEYTVRQEIHTTSARFNAALQELRAQIAPLDQTWTAEAAEAYRAEQLRWDQSAAALNDILFRLGNAVRDGADDVSATDRRAASAWGR from the coding sequence ATGGACATGATGCTGACCTACAACTTCGACGAGATCGAATACACGGTGCGTCAGGAGATCCACACCACGTCGGCCCGTTTCAACGCCGCGCTCCAGGAGCTGCGGGCCCAGATCGCCCCGCTGGACCAGACCTGGACGGCGGAGGCGGCCGAGGCCTACCGTGCCGAACAGCTGCGCTGGGACCAGTCGGCGGCCGCGCTCAACGACATCCTGTTCCGATTGGGCAACGCCGTCCGCGACGGCGCCGACGATGTCTCGGCGACCGACCGGCGCGCCGCGAGCGCCTGGGGCCGCTGA
- a CDS encoding WXG100 family type VII secretion target — MTALNTDLELMGSVAGQIDARNAEVRAMLGTFIGRMCSVPASVWGGAAAVRFREVVDRWNAESLALHNALDRIAETIRFNEHTLREAADAHSHRIAAVTHQL, encoded by the coding sequence ATGACCGCACTGAACACCGACCTGGAGCTGATGGGCTCCGTCGCCGGCCAGATCGATGCCCGCAACGCCGAGGTCCGGGCCATGCTCGGGACCTTCATCGGGCGGATGTGCAGCGTGCCCGCTTCGGTGTGGGGCGGCGCGGCGGCGGTGCGTTTCCGTGAGGTCGTCGACCGCTGGAACGCCGAATCGCTGGCATTGCACAACGCCCTGGACCGCATCGCCGAGACCATCCGGTTCAACGAGCACACGCTGCGCGAGGCCGCCGACGCTCACTCCCACCGCATCGCCGCGGTGACCCACCAACTGTAG
- a CDS encoding type VII secretion-associated protein, which translates to MDRRAVNATVLIIGPGAVRGPHPVPDALVGAAIDAIDDRHVLVEERPVTVSGLWTQIIAAATGDPPHRLLLVCPGWWSDARLECLRRAAAPHCAHLVILRRHEVWASSARCIIEIAPEFVLCRLAGSPVSATPRLGATAEVAGAVTRGVLGTGPVLIDAPAGVPGAAEVAAALAGRLRGRDVQIVDDAALASALAGRRRAPPAPPRTKMWAWAAGTALALAVLAVLVAVPWGAPPAAHPTTLLTEGRVTVRVPAGWVARRITDGLGSPRVEVFAPGQDAAAILLTQSVGGPDLTRTAEMLAAALEVQPPGVFTELRTDENRGGRSVLGYTETRTDREIVWAVFLDGRVRIAIGCRQPATGVVIRPHCDEAIRSAHAAL; encoded by the coding sequence GTGGACCGCCGAGCCGTGAACGCGACGGTACTGATCATCGGGCCCGGTGCGGTGCGTGGCCCGCACCCGGTCCCCGACGCGTTGGTCGGTGCGGCCATCGATGCCATCGATGACCGGCATGTGCTCGTCGAGGAGCGCCCGGTCACGGTGTCTGGACTGTGGACACAGATCATCGCCGCGGCCACCGGCGACCCGCCACACCGGCTGCTGCTGGTGTGCCCGGGCTGGTGGAGCGACGCCCGCTTGGAATGCCTGCGCCGCGCGGCGGCCCCGCACTGCGCTCACCTCGTGATCCTGCGACGACACGAGGTGTGGGCATCGTCGGCCCGGTGCATCATCGAGATCGCGCCCGAGTTCGTGCTCTGCCGGTTGGCAGGCTCGCCGGTGTCGGCGACACCCAGGCTGGGTGCCACCGCCGAGGTGGCCGGCGCCGTCACGCGCGGTGTCCTCGGTACCGGGCCGGTGCTGATCGACGCGCCGGCGGGGGTTCCCGGGGCGGCCGAGGTGGCCGCCGCCCTGGCGGGCCGGCTTCGCGGACGGGACGTGCAGATCGTCGACGATGCCGCGCTGGCGTCCGCGCTCGCCGGCAGGCGGCGAGCGCCGCCGGCACCGCCGCGCACGAAGATGTGGGCGTGGGCGGCGGGCACCGCGTTGGCCCTCGCCGTGCTCGCCGTGCTGGTCGCGGTGCCGTGGGGCGCCCCGCCCGCAGCACACCCCACGACACTGCTGACCGAGGGCCGGGTCACGGTGCGGGTACCCGCCGGCTGGGTGGCGCGACGGATCACCGACGGCCTGGGTTCGCCACGGGTGGAGGTGTTCGCGCCGGGACAGGATGCCGCCGCGATCCTGCTGACACAGTCGGTCGGCGGGCCGGACCTGACCCGCACCGCCGAGATGCTGGCGGCCGCGCTGGAGGTGCAGCCGCCGGGGGTGTTCACCGAGTTGCGCACCGACGAGAACCGCGGTGGACGCAGCGTGCTCGGCTACACCGAGACGCGCACGGACCGCGAGATCGTCTGGGCGGTATTCCTCGACGGGCGGGTACGCATCGCCATCGGCTGCCGTCAACCCGCCACCGGTGTGGTGATCCGGCCGCACTGCGATGAGGCGATCCGGTCGGCGCATGCGGCGTTGTGA